The genomic interval AGTTGATAATCAAGGACTCGCAGTAAGGGTTAGAACAAATTTTATAAGGTAACCAGGAAGCTAAAAACAGGGACATTTTTTAGCTTTAGCTATACAGGTCTAAACATTAATGTAGTAACTTTACCAGAAATgacaacaaaacagaagtaatgATAAATGCAGTggctaaaaaaacaaaaaaaaaccccacaaaaaaccaaaaaaaatacagggaatAACATATTGTGGGAGTCATCTCTGGAGAATGATGATGAATTTCTCATTGTTGAAAAATGTCATTGCAATCAGTTTCCTGATAGAATCCTTGAggtcctggttcctcatgctgtagatgagggggttcactgctggaggaactaCCGAGTACAGAACTGCCACGACCAgatccagggagggggaagagatggaggggggcttcaggttGGAAAAcatggctgtgctgatgaacagagagaccacggccaggtgagggaggcacgtggaaaaggctttgtgccttccctgctcagaggggatcctcagcacagccctgaagatctccacataggacaccacgatgaaaacaaaacagacaaaagctAAACAGACACTGACCACAAtaagcccaagttccctgaggtaggagtgtgagcaggagagcttgaggatctgggggatttcacagaagaactggtccagggcattgccctggcagaggggcagggaaaatgtattggctgtgtgcagcagagcatagagaaacccagtgccccaggcagctgctgccatgtggacacaagctctgctgcccaggagggtcccgtagtgcaggggtttgcagatggccacgtagcggtcgtaggacatgatggtcaggagataaaactctGCTGACAtcaaaaagacaaagaagaagagctgtgcagcacatcccttgtaggagatgttggtgttgtcccagagggaattggccatggctttgggcagagtggtggagatggatcccaggtcgaggagggagaggttgaggaggaagaagtacatgggggtgtggaggtggtggtcacaggcgatggtggtgatgatgaggccgttgcccaggagggcagccaggtagatgcccaggaagagccagaagtgcaagagctgcagctcccgcctgtctgcaaatgccaggaggaggaactgcctgatggagctgctgttggacatctgctgcctctggggATGGTGCActgccagagaaagaaaagacataAGTAAGTCAGGTCAGATTTTTCTGagcaaattattttagaaattcaCAGAAATCCCCAAACCACCTCACTACGTACAGGAAGAGTTTTTGCAGGTGCCATTCACGAGCTATAGTTGGTGCTGGCTGATGGTGTAACTCAAAGCAGGGTATGCACTCTGGGCTTAGTGGAAGTCAGTCCTGCCCTAcaggaattaataaaaaaggaaatgttgatCTGACATTGAATCCAGTGTTAAAATCCGAGAGATTTCCAGCATTGTCAGCCCAGTGCAGcaccagcctgcagagcagagcagagcagattcAGCATGGTTTGGTCTGGTCCAGTTTCTCAAAAACACATGAGGAATATTATAATGCCAAAGCCCCTGGTATTTCTTCTCTGCAACTAAAACTGTCAGGGTGCTGAGAGACAAAGGGACTGTCCCTTAGTGCAGAGTGAGGACAGCTgctctgtccatcagtcctgctctcagctgcacaaagaggcaAAGACCCTAAAGATGGGGTATCCTGATGGGAGGGTGGGCTGACCCCTAACCCCATATCCTGTAGTCCCTACAGCACCAAATCTACGTAAGTCTGGATGCTTTTCCTTCATGGAtacagcagcaggacaggacctgcagcatcagtgtctgagctgAACCCAAATCctcaccccccagcccagcaaaaagaaagggaaaaacaaggccagcagcagcagcaggggcaagaggggaacctgccaaagttctgctgccaagagagtcgggacagggagacacaggcagagactccagcatttctcctctctggtgcagggggggctgctggaaggatgctCAGAATTCATTGCCTATGATTtgaagggctgggggactgtgctgtgtgacagagagcagggtttagctctagggagggcagcagttctgcaggggatggctgggaggtgcaggaatcccctctgccatcatcttccaggcagcagttccctctccatccctgcccatctctgctgcctgcagctctttctctgtccccagctctcctctctgtcagtgctcacagcccccatcccaccccctgagCGCTCAGCTCTaccctgcagacccctcctggcagcagcaggacctgtccaggggcatctctggctgtgcaggggctcaggagcagctcagacaaggGCTGGGGAGAACAGGGGtctctgtgccttctgcagagtgcagaaagagctttccatgtcctggagagacaagtggaagcagagcctgaggagaggccagccaggagcaggaaagccctgccctgaagggactcctgaaaagtcccctcagaaatcttctgggcatcagctggagctgtgagcagccctgagcaattcatccctctctcaccagcaccaggagcctgccctgtgctccctgtctcctgccagccacagcttctgccagcaccagggagctccctgggcaggctgagagctgcccctggcaggcaggcaggcagcagagtccctgccccagcacacagcccctgggctgcaggaccctgctctgaaggacagccctgggcacccctgcctgcacacaccccctcactcctcttcacaattccccttccacctccagccccttccccccttacagctcccagcagctctggctctgcagctttaggagatgcctccaggaactgcaccagcttcactgccctgcaccagacactcaccatgtcagaagctgggaaggttctcctccactgagcctccactcatcccctccatcttcacccccttgaagctctctctgccttgctcatctcccccagataccctggcagtgccctcagccctgctgcgctctgcagaggagctgctcctgcccagagctctctctctgcagcactgcctacttgccagcagctccctccatcccaggagcccagctcacagctgtaatgagccctctggggggttgatgctgagcccatgacaattgctcaagaggcaaggagaggaagcagcagaagcttctttctccccaagaaagtccaaggcagagtccaaagtttccaaagtttcttggcatgtgcctgggtccccctgagggacagccctgagaaagcagcgtcccctgcagggtgtggggggagcaggaagcaggaggcagtgatggcaggtggggaaaaggaaggtgcaggtggctctggtgctgaggaagcctggctgtgtgtcaggactgcaaagggcccagccctgagcccattccccaaaggtgccagccctgagccccagcccctggcaagggagggagatcctgtccctgcctcagccctcagggctctcctggcagcactggcatgtggagatgggcaatgccaagggcaggactatggcacggcacctcccagcctcctgcacatggacaaggaggccctgagccccagtgctgctggaagctccacttgtctccccatggccatcagggacagagacaagagccatcagcaaaggcatggagagcttggctctgccaagtgtgcctccagcttttccacagcttttccctctctcctctccagcacagtctgtcctgggctgtcccatcccctgtgcctcttgccctgcaggctctgctccttcacccgcctgccccaccttgctgtccccttcctctcctgacatctctgtgtcctccctgcctctgccttggcacacagagccttgggctgatccaggctccttctgggggatgtggtgttccccagcatggcccttgcagtgacatttctttcttctgctctccgctccaggcatccccagcttccctttgggccattctttcttgcccaagctgtttctcactgtgaagaaaagttCCACCATTCCCAAACCCACCTTTCAGGCACTCCCAGGATACTGCTCTACTGCTCACAgtctccacagcactgagcattGACCCATCATCAACTTCTTCAGACTGGCCATGGGCTTGGGGCCTCCAAACCCCATCTTGGGATAACTCGGGGCACTCTCCATGGTAACTGAGGTGGTCAAAGTTCAGAGTTGGAGCTTTTTAGCTTTGAGAAATCaaggctgaggaggggatgttattaatgtctataaatatctgaggggtgggtgtcaaaaggaaggggccaatctcttttcagtggaacagTGGGTTtgagctggaacataggaaatTCCACCTCAAGATGAGGCAAAACTTCTTGTCTGTGAGGCTGTGGGAACActtgaacaggctgcccagagaggctgtggagtctccttttctagAGATTTACAACACAtccctgggtgtgttcctgtgtgtcctgccctgggtgatcctgctttggcagaggggttggactggatgatctctagaggtcccttccaacccctaacattctaggattccatgattctgtgacctcagtccctgggacagtgatggggtccatcctgctgcaggcaggtgaaggacaaagaggggattgctgaagcagagtgggcaggggacagaaaggcctggagtgcacctggcctttagcaagccctttgccatgctctaccattgtcctgttgtagccagactggggatgtctggattgaagaggtgggtgatgtggtgggtgggaagttcacaagatgatgagggtcacagttCTATCAGTAACCCAAAAGTCCTCCTGAAAGGATGTgacagtgcctcagtgtccagaacttgtgccaacactgttgcCTGTCTTGATCCATGGGCACGATCACTTCCGTACTACTCCTGGCCCTGCCATTCCTGATATAAACCAGGATGTTGGTGGCCTTCTTGAGCACctgagcacacagctggctgTTACTCATCTCTCTGTCCACCAGCTTCGACTggggctgatgctgtggatgggtttaagaagggagttccatggggacaggggcaagGTTGAGTGGAATCATGGAATaggttgggttggaactagatgatcttgaacccttccaacccagcccattccatgattccattgttctgtgacacagtcccagccagttccaggcctgggagtctccacagccaccaccattgtcatgggggtctctgCGGTGACCATAGGGACACAAAACGGTTGTGGAAACCTGGGgtgcccatatctgggagagcacctccctcaggagtcagcagctgccctgggttaCCATGGAATGTCTGGCAGAAAATGCCCGagatgtccatggagaaggaggtggaagcctgctgccagccctccacaagaccccaaggtcagtgactgaaggaagggccagaacagcagttcccctgcaggctgtggggagagggcagctgtcccctgcagcccatggaggagcacggaggggcagatgtggatctgcagccctggagcacCCTGCACCAGGATAATATCAGTTATTAAGTGGAAcacataaaattttagaaaaagtcacatttgagcaaaGAGAGCATGGCTTGGGAAAATGGCAGGAatgtgagatggcttttgtctctctatGTCTGGATTTccagtgagttccatggggacagggacagggttgtCTTCAGTTGGGTGGGAAGTGTCCCCACCCGTGAGTGCAGGGgattggaacaagatgatctggAACTCTTCCAACTCAACCCCtttcatgattctatgattctgtgacattgtcccagacagttccaggcctgggctctCGACAGCACCACCAAGGCTTTGTGATGGGCTgggtgcagtttctcagctgttccctttacagctgagacccaggcccgatgagaAGCCATgacctgtggtcctgatccataccagcctgaatctgtgtgttcctgcctccagctccacacTGCTGCAGATTCCAGAAGTcaagcctggactttcccagggccgcactgcagccttggtggtgacgtgagagttattgggagTGAGGGGGTAGGAACAtggtaccatttttctgtatatttgtatatatttagtaattttttcctttttatcattactgtttcatcaaAGCTgagtagtttagtttccaacccataagtctctccctaaatctctcctttctttatcagggtggAGAGGGGTATTAatacagagcatctgtcattcagttaattgccagccctgtgttaaaccctgacaaattTATTGGTGCCCAACGTGGGGCTTAAGCTAATTAGCTTGAGCCTGGTTCAAATTTCAACTCATTCatatgaatagtttgaattttgacttcagctggaggatacccagatggctccGCTGAGTGGGAATCAAACAAttctctttggaaatttcacagggttagaaattaaaccaatcctGCTGTACCTTACTTAGAGTCCTTGATTGTCCACTAACTCAAACCATCTGCTCTGCTTGACATCCGGTCTCTCTAATGTGTCACTTGACTCACTCAGCATAGTGTCACTTTCAAGTTCCCTGAGAGTGCACTTGATCCCACTCTCTGTGTCACTGTTTAATgtattgaacaggactggtcCCAGTATTGGACTCCTGAGGGACCATATTGGAATCTGACCAGTCCCCAACACCTCCATACAAAGGAAGAATTGGCATTTCTAGGCCACGAATGGCCAGGTTATCAGAGGAACAATTCAAAACGCAAAAGGTAACAATTAATCCAAAGACAGGAGCCAGATGGCTCAGCTGAGTGGAAATCAaactattttcctttaaatttcaCAGGGTTTGAAATTAAATCAATCATGCCGTAACTTTTGTTGCTCTGTGTTCATTCTTGGTGAGAGGTGCTTAAGAACTgtagttgtgatatggtcttcaACAGTGTTGTACATGGTACAGTGTTTTTTCCCACACTTAGGAGATACCCATAGgatacacatttcatacacacAGGAAATATCCCTATCAAGAGGAAacagactgcccacaggtcaaagcacccACGCTTGGAAAAGCTCTCAGGTATCTGAAAGcattggctgtacgagatgtgATCTCTACCAATGATGAGACTGcagatccttatcacatgccatgccctaagcctgtgaggcaaaggtttgtgcatgctgcaccatccccatttaACCCTACACtgtcagtaatgttatgggttcctggagaaatggaaccagcTCTGGGTGATggtgttacagtttatagtagatataaaataatattggttgtaaaattttaaaatggacaaattaagagttagaaggggctcgggtagactaaaactctggaaataagtaactagttaagaatgagctaacccttacaagaacaatgatcaaaggagaataaggagtgtgttgaccccatcagcaaaaacattaatcaaaaggagaatagttaagcaaactgatgccatataccaaagatcaagataaaatattgtatccaggtggtgggccaggtggtaatgacagctgaaatggtaaaccgtggatttacagtttaagagatgactatctattgttatttgtaagatctatgtgactgtttgtctattgttatctgcatgatctatgtgacagtttgtgactaaaatttatgtaactctgtacgtggcctgtaatgaaaaaagtataaaagctgaaccaaaaatgagggtcttcggaaccctgactttagacgctagtcctcaggcttcccgggccctgaataaagcaccgcataaactgactctgttggtttgtgttttggttacgggcaacaggAGGGCACCAGTGAGCTCCCAGTTAcaccagtacagaccagtagGGAGCAGGAACAGCCTGGCCACACCAGTTCCACCAATTCCCTCTCCCCAGTTTGGGGCCTTGGGCACTGGGAGGGCACCAGTGAGCTCCCAGTTAcaccagtacagaccagtagCATCCCAATCACACCAGTTCTGTGCCTCCGGTTTGGGGTCTTGGGCACCAGGGAGGGCACCAGGGACCTCCCAGTTACAGCAGTCCAGACCAGTAACAGCCCAGTCCAGATCAGTAACATCCCAGCCACACCAGTAACGTCCCAGTAACACCAGTACAGACCAGTCACGCCACTTCAGGCTCCCAGTTGGGGGTCCTGGGCACTGGGAGGGCACCAGGGACCTCTCAGTGGCCTCCCAGTTACACCAGTGCAAACCAGTAACAACCCAGTCACTCCAGTACCACACCAGTGACCTCCCAGTCAcaccagtacagaccagtagCATCCCAGTCACACCAGTAACACACCAGTGacctcccagtgctcccagtacAGGCCAGTCACACCACTTTTGGGCTCCCAGTTTGGGGTCCTGGGCACTGGGAGGGCACCAGTGACCTCCCAGGGACCTTCCCAGTTACACCAGTACAAACCAGTAACAACCCAGTGACCTCCCAGTCACACCAGTACCACACTAGTACCAAACCAGTCAAACCAGTAAGGCCTCCAGTGCCCTCCCAGTgccctcccagtgctcccagtttGATACATGACccaagttggggttttttagaaCTTTGTGTTTGTGGTtactgggagggactgggaaggactggttaggaactgggagggatttgtggggaactgggaggggattgggagggatcTGAGAGGAACTGGGACGGACTGGGAGGGACTTGTGGGAAACTGGGAGGGACTTgtggggaactgggaggggactggggggaactgggaggggattgggagggactgggaccccaaccctc from Calypte anna isolate BGI_N300 unplaced genomic scaffold, bCalAnn1_v1.p scaffold_83_arrow_ctg1, whole genome shotgun sequence carries:
- the LOC115600364 gene encoding olfactory receptor 14J1-like — its product is MSNSSSIRQFLLLAFADRRELQLLHFWLFLGIYLAALLGNGLIITTIACDHHLHTPMYFFLLNLSLLDLGSISTTLPKAMANSLWDNTNISYKGCAAQLFFFVFLMSAEFYLLTIMSYDRYVAICKPLHYGTLLGSRACVHMAAAAWGTGFLYALLHTANTFSLPLCQGNALDQFFCEIPQILKLSCSHSYLRELGLIVVSVCLAFVCFVFIVVSYVEIFRAVLRIPSEQGRHKAFSTCLPHLAVVSLFISTAMFSNLKPPSISSPSLDLVVAVLYSVVPPAVNPLIYSMRNQDLKDSIRKLIAMTFFNNEKFIIILQR